A region from the Dendropsophus ebraccatus isolate aDenEbr1 chromosome 1, aDenEbr1.pat, whole genome shotgun sequence genome encodes:
- the YEATS4 gene encoding YEATS domain-containing protein 4 isoform X1, with protein sequence MGTWAQFKPLSYQRGARQGSCVQPPCPGVNNGGPSQCVGVTIVKPIVYGNVARYFGKKREEDGHTHQWTVYVKPYRNEDMSAYVKKIQFKLHESYGNPLRVVTKPPYEITETGWGEFEIIIKIFFIDPNERPVTLYHLLKLFQSDTNAMLGKKTVVSEFYDEMIFQDPTAMMQQLLTTSRQLTLGAYKHETEFTELESKTREKLEAAKKKTSFEISELKERLKASRETINCLKNEIKKLEEDDQSKDI encoded by the exons ATGGGGACTTGGGCTCAGTTTAAACCACTTTCTTATCAGCGAGGAGCCAGGCAGGGGTCATGTGTGCAGCCTCCATGTCCTGGTGTGAACAATGGAGGCCCCAGTCAGTGTGTG GGAGTTACAATTGTGAAGCCTATCGTCTATGGAAATGTTGCGCGTTACTTTGgtaagaagagagaagaagatgGGCATACACACCAGTGGACTGTTTATGTCAAACCTTATCGTAATGAG GACATGTCTGCATATGTGAAGAAAATTCAATTTAAATTGCATGAAAGCTATGGAAATCCTTTAAGAG TTGTTACTAAGCCACCTTATGAAATTACTGAGACTGGATGGGGTGAATTtgagataataataaaaatatttttcattgaTCCAAATGAAAGACCT GTTACATTGTATCATTTGCTGAAGTTATTTCAGTCAGACACAAATGCCATGCTGGGGAAGAAGACTGTTGTTTCAGAATTTTATGATGAAATG ATTTTCCAAGACCCTACAGCAATGATGCAACAGCTTCTAACTACTTCCCGCCAATTAACCCTTGGAGCATATAAACATGAAACAGAAT TCACAGAACTAGAATCTAAAACCAGGGAAAAATTAGAAGCTGCCAAGAAGAAAACAAGTTTTGAGATCTCTGAATTGAAGGAGAGATTAAAAGCCAGCCGGGAGACTATTAACTGTTTAAAAAACGAGATTAAGAAACTTGAAGAAGACGATCAATCTAAAGACATATAG
- the YEATS4 gene encoding YEATS domain-containing protein 4 isoform X2, with the protein MFKRMAEFGPDSGGRVKGVTIVKPIVYGNVARYFGKKREEDGHTHQWTVYVKPYRNEDMSAYVKKIQFKLHESYGNPLRVVTKPPYEITETGWGEFEIIIKIFFIDPNERPVTLYHLLKLFQSDTNAMLGKKTVVSEFYDEMIFQDPTAMMQQLLTTSRQLTLGAYKHETEFTELESKTREKLEAAKKKTSFEISELKERLKASRETINCLKNEIKKLEEDDQSKDI; encoded by the exons ATGTTCAAGAGGATGGCTGAATTCGGCCCGGACTCCGGAGGGAGAGTTAAG GGAGTTACAATTGTGAAGCCTATCGTCTATGGAAATGTTGCGCGTTACTTTGgtaagaagagagaagaagatgGGCATACACACCAGTGGACTGTTTATGTCAAACCTTATCGTAATGAG GACATGTCTGCATATGTGAAGAAAATTCAATTTAAATTGCATGAAAGCTATGGAAATCCTTTAAGAG TTGTTACTAAGCCACCTTATGAAATTACTGAGACTGGATGGGGTGAATTtgagataataataaaaatatttttcattgaTCCAAATGAAAGACCT GTTACATTGTATCATTTGCTGAAGTTATTTCAGTCAGACACAAATGCCATGCTGGGGAAGAAGACTGTTGTTTCAGAATTTTATGATGAAATG ATTTTCCAAGACCCTACAGCAATGATGCAACAGCTTCTAACTACTTCCCGCCAATTAACCCTTGGAGCATATAAACATGAAACAGAAT TCACAGAACTAGAATCTAAAACCAGGGAAAAATTAGAAGCTGCCAAGAAGAAAACAAGTTTTGAGATCTCTGAATTGAAGGAGAGATTAAAAGCCAGCCGGGAGACTATTAACTGTTTAAAAAACGAGATTAAGAAACTTGAAGAAGACGATCAATCTAAAGACATATAG